The region TCGCTTAACGGAAAAGTTAAGACCGGGCGTAAAGGCACCGCGATGTACAAGGTCAGCGCACATGGTCTGGCATCACATGCCGGCCTTGAACCAGAAAAGGGTGTCAACGCAACTGTTGAGATCGCGCATTTAATTCTGAAGTTATCTGCGTTAGAGGATTCAGCTCATGGAACAACTGTTGTCCCAACACTTCTTCGTTCTGGCAATAGCGCAAATACAGTTCCTGATTTAGCAGTGCTAGAAATTGATGCCCGATCTTTCTCAAAGGCCGAACTAGAGCGAATTGATAAGGCGATTAAAGCGCTGCCTTCTACGGTGTCTGGGGCGCGTATTGAAGTAACCGGTGGCTTAAATCGTCCGCCGCTACAACCTTCATCAACGAAAGAACTTTACGAGCGTGCAGAACGTGTCGCAAAAGAGATCGGCATGGCGCCTCTTGGTTGTGCCGAAGTCGGTGGCGCAAGCGATGGCAACTTTGCCGCGGCAGCTGGTGCGCAAGTACTAGATGGCTTAGGCGCAGTTGGCGGCGGAGCACATGCACCAAATGAATGGTTAAGTCTGAAATCGATCGAAGAACGAAGTGCGCTTCTGCATGCTCTAATAAAGGATCTCTTGAAATGAGCGAAGGCCCGCTAATTGTTCAGAGCGATAAGACGCTCCTGCTAGATATTGATCATCCGATGTCGACAGAATGTCGTCGCGCTATTGCGCCTTTTGCTGAACTCGAACGTTCGCCTGAACATATTCATACCTACCGTTTAACAAACCTTGGATTATGGAATGCGCGCGCTGCCGGCCACGATGCTGAGTTAGTTATCGATACTTTGATTAAGTATTCACGTTACGCAGTTCCGCATTCACTTCTTGTAGATGTTGCCGAAACTATGTCGCGTTACGGCCGTTTACGCCTTGAAGCCGACCCAGTACATGGCTTGATTCTTGTGACTACAGATGTCGGTGTACTTGAAGAAGTTATTCGTGCCAAGAAGATTGCACCGCTACTCGGTGTGCGAATCGATCCGGAAACTATTGCAGTTCATCCCAGCCAACGTGGTGCGATCAAACAATCACTACTGCGCTTAGGTTGGCCGGCAGAAGATTTCGCAGGTTATGTAGATGGCCAAGCACATGAAATCGCGCTAAAGCAGAGCGATTGGAAGATTCGTCCCTATCAAGAGTTAGCAGCAGAAGGTTTCTGGCACGGTGGTTCTGGCGTTGTTGTACTTCCTTGTGGCGCCGGAAAGACAATTGTCGGTGCTGCAGCAATGGCGCACGCCAAGGCAACAACTTTGATTTTGGTTACAAATACAGTTGCAGCGCGCCAATGGCGTGAAGAGTTGCTTCGTCGCACAACGCTTAATGAAGATGAGATCGGCGAATACTCAGGTGCTAAGAAAGAGATTCGCCCGGTCACAATTGCGACTTACCAAGTAATGACGAAGAAGAAGAACGGTGTTTACGCACACCTTGATCTCTTCGATACCCACGACTGGGGCTTAATCATTTACGACGAAGTTCACTTGCTTCCAGCGCCGATCTTTCGCTTTACCGCTGATATTCAATCGCGCCGCCGTTTAGGACTTACCGCAACGTTAGTGCGCGAAGATGGCATGGAGGGCGAAGTCTTTTCTCTCATTGGTCCCAAGCGCTTTGACGTTCCTTGGAAAGAGATTGAAGCGCAAGGGTATATCGCACCTGCTGAATGTATAGAGGTACGTGTAAATCTCACTGAAGCAGAGCGTCTCTTATACGCTACTGCCGAGCCTGAAGAGCGCTATCGCTACTGCGCAACTACCCGCACTAAACGTGATGTTGTTGAAGAACTTGTCGGTCTACATGCAGGAGAGCAGATTCTTGTGATCGGGCAATATATCGATCAGTTGGATGATCTCTCTGAAACGCTTGGCGTTCCGGTAATTAAAGGTGAGACACCAATCAAAGAGCGCGAAAAGCTCTTTGCAGCATTTCGTTCAGGTGAAATAACTTGTCTAGTTGTATCAAAAGTCGCCAATTTTTCAATTGATCTACCTGAGGCAACCATTGCGATTCAGGTATCTGGAGCATTTGGTTCTCGTCAGGAAGAAGCACAGCGCTTAGGGCGTATCTTGCGACCAAAGGCGGATGGACGAGGTGCAAAGTTTTACTCAGTTGTATCGCGAGACACTATCGATCAAGATTTCGCGCAAAACCGCCAACGCTTCCTTGCTGAACAAGGTTATTCATACCAAATTATTGACGCAGACGATGTGTATAAAGGCAAGATTTAAAACGCTCTACATCCACTCTGAAAAAATCATGATGCTCGCCATCGATATGAATCACCGGAACTTCGTGACCGTATAACTTTTCTAGTTCTGGACTTCCGTCAATCAGCTTTATCTCTAATTCAAAATTTAATTCTTCGGTAAGTCCCGCCAAAGTTACTTCAGCGTTCTCACATAAATGACAGCCGCTGCGTGAATAAACAGTTACTAGCGGTTTCACTTCTTCTTTTTCTTTGGTGATGTAAATGCTCGGTCAACCAACTCTTGAATAATTAAGGTGGCATCACCTTTAGCGCGATAAAGATTATCTTCTGCGTTCTTCAATAACGTCTCGGCAGTTGTCTTTGTGACAGTTCCTACTAATGGACCATACTTCTTTGAGAAAACCTTGTGAGCGATCTCGCCGATCGAATTTGCTAACTCGGCGCGAGCCTCATCCAAGGTTGGTTCTGGGCGCGCTGCAGAAGTATTGAAATCCAAGGTAATTGGTCGCTCAGATTTCATCCTTGAGATTACTTCTGTGAAATCTATGTCAACTATTTCTTCATTGGACTCAGGGGTCATGGCGACATTCTCGCATCCTGATAGCGTTAGGCGCTATGGCAAGGAAATTTATGCGAATTCCCACTCGCTCTGTTGCCATACTCACAGCAATCTCCTCACTTTTTCTGGGACTAGTTGCTCCGACATCAGCAGATGCTTTAGTTCTGGTTCGTCCTGCGACGCATTGGGGCAACGTTTATGCCGGTCCTGCAACAAACCTTCAGCAATCTCCAACTC is a window of Candidatus Planktophila lacus DNA encoding:
- a CDS encoding M20/M25/M40 family metallo-hydrolase, yielding MTSANSDQYGRLNPMLAAIEALVRCESPSEDIEACRNVVRLASDISTRVLGTPAQIKEIEGRPVFWWGSDTPEILILAHLDTVWPHGSYSPLWEVNGDVVRGPGVFDMKAGFVQALYALKGISEVGDRVALIATTDEETGSFASRKLIMDLSAKAKAVLVLEASLNGKVKTGRKGTAMYKVSAHGLASHAGLEPEKGVNATVEIAHLILKLSALEDSAHGTTVVPTLLRSGNSANTVPDLAVLEIDARSFSKAELERIDKAIKALPSTVSGARIEVTGGLNRPPLQPSSTKELYERAERVAKEIGMAPLGCAEVGGASDGNFAAAAGAQVLDGLGAVGGGAHAPNEWLSLKSIEERSALLHALIKDLLK
- a CDS encoding DNA repair helicase XPB, translated to MSEGPLIVQSDKTLLLDIDHPMSTECRRAIAPFAELERSPEHIHTYRLTNLGLWNARAAGHDAELVIDTLIKYSRYAVPHSLLVDVAETMSRYGRLRLEADPVHGLILVTTDVGVLEEVIRAKKIAPLLGVRIDPETIAVHPSQRGAIKQSLLRLGWPAEDFAGYVDGQAHEIALKQSDWKIRPYQELAAEGFWHGGSGVVVLPCGAGKTIVGAAAMAHAKATTLILVTNTVAARQWREELLRRTTLNEDEIGEYSGAKKEIRPVTIATYQVMTKKKNGVYAHLDLFDTHDWGLIIYDEVHLLPAPIFRFTADIQSRRRLGLTATLVREDGMEGEVFSLIGPKRFDVPWKEIEAQGYIAPAECIEVRVNLTEAERLLYATAEPEERYRYCATTRTKRDVVEELVGLHAGEQILVIGQYIDQLDDLSETLGVPVIKGETPIKEREKLFAAFRSGEITCLVVSKVANFSIDLPEATIAIQVSGAFGSRQEEAQRLGRILRPKADGRGAKFYSVVSRDTIDQDFAQNRQRFLAEQGYSYQIIDADDVYKGKI
- a CDS encoding glutaredoxin family protein, whose product is MKPLVTVYSRSGCHLCENAEVTLAGLTEELNFELEIKLIDGSPELEKLYGHEVPVIHIDGEHHDFFRVDVERFKSCLYTHRLRQ